In Cytobacillus oceanisediminis, the following proteins share a genomic window:
- a CDS encoding DUF2515 family protein: protein MLIFFQKKQGKSPMGWLKEELKKRTGIQKPKSLSDEEKGILSQIKRETKRWNLNNVTRTKAYLDFYRKHPEIHWAFLGHMVSRNGGWNMTDLKGEILSRLVPDREKHSFFSFLERGNWLIFQDAYPQFLIYRESLKRNKPLFFLFPFLNISIFMETVWSCFWRKPDPYILTIALIINEQSYLEKRVIQNQLYKQEVFQKLEFKLQELLSLNHILFPYEKNGVTHMKGQTLNHFESLHERILLGKKLYEVLFKDKEVLALTEQWAYANPHTGSRKDYWPHIFNDVHEGLPGEQYQFQLKSCKLRPGGRRIYSPSLETAWKNVSQPETELGDWFRDFHVLEYFLELDDMINGEIQHAYCKTLERLELAALAKKAVWN, encoded by the coding sequence ATGCTCATCTTTTTTCAAAAGAAACAAGGGAAATCCCCAATGGGCTGGTTAAAGGAAGAATTAAAGAAAAGGACAGGAATTCAAAAACCGAAAAGTCTTTCGGATGAGGAGAAGGGGATACTCAGCCAAATTAAACGGGAGACAAAGCGCTGGAATCTAAATAATGTCACCAGAACAAAAGCCTATCTTGATTTCTATCGGAAGCATCCGGAAATCCATTGGGCGTTTTTAGGACATATGGTTTCACGAAATGGCGGCTGGAATATGACCGATTTAAAAGGGGAGATTCTGTCCCGATTAGTACCGGATCGCGAAAAACATTCTTTCTTTTCCTTTCTGGAAAGAGGGAATTGGCTCATTTTTCAGGATGCCTATCCGCAATTCCTGATTTATCGGGAAAGCCTGAAAAGAAATAAGCCATTATTTTTCCTGTTTCCGTTCCTTAATATTTCCATCTTCATGGAAACGGTCTGGAGCTGTTTTTGGAGAAAGCCTGATCCTTACATTCTCACCATTGCCCTTATCATAAATGAACAAAGCTATTTAGAAAAAAGAGTGATTCAAAATCAGCTATATAAACAAGAGGTTTTTCAAAAGCTTGAATTTAAGCTGCAGGAGCTGTTGTCCTTGAATCACATCCTTTTTCCTTATGAAAAGAATGGCGTTACCCATATGAAGGGCCAGACATTGAATCATTTTGAATCGCTTCATGAACGGATCCTATTAGGGAAAAAACTGTATGAAGTCCTGTTTAAGGACAAAGAGGTGCTCGCCCTAACGGAACAATGGGCATATGCTAACCCCCATACTGGTTCAAGGAAGGATTATTGGCCGCATATTTTCAATGATGTCCATGAAGGGCTGCCGGGCGAGCAATATCAGTTTCAATTAAAATCGTGCAAGCTGCGGCCGGGTGGAAGACGGATTTATAGCCCAAGCCTTGAAACTGCCTGGAAAAATGTGAGCCAGCCTGAAACAGAATTAGGTGATTGGTTTAGAGATTTTCATGTATTGGAGTATTTTCTGGAGTTAGACGATATGATCAATGGGGAGATCCAGCATGCATACTGTAAAACACTTGAAAGGCTCGAGCTCGCAGCCCTTGCCAAAAAAGCCGTCTGGAATTAG
- a CDS encoding HAD family hydrolase: MGNASDRVKAAADFVTGHHENDGLTEFIERYLLKSYAI, translated from the coding sequence ATGGGGAACGCCAGCGATAGGGTTAAGGCAGCAGCTGATTTTGTTACTGGGCACCACGAAAATGATGGATTAACTGAGTTTATAGAACGCTATCTTCTTAAATCATATGCGATTTAG
- a CDS encoding CBO0543 family protein — protein sequence MHTVKHLKGSSSQPLPKKPSGIRTYMPAMLLASLLGTYLDLYFIGKGIYYFPIRPFSAIFSINILFTLAILPIFMIPLLKIMQSLKGWLKGIFVLSISLAMAALEKMAEAMGLFVHAEDWHHLYTFLGYSLFIGLISAFHGWMNGKKQ from the coding sequence ATGCATACTGTAAAACACTTGAAAGGCTCGAGCTCGCAGCCCTTGCCAAAAAAGCCGTCTGGAATTAGAACCTATATGCCGGCCATGCTATTGGCATCGTTGTTAGGCACATACTTAGATCTGTATTTCATCGGGAAGGGGATATACTACTTCCCGATCCGGCCATTCTCAGCCATATTTTCAATCAATATTCTGTTCACCCTGGCAATCCTTCCTATCTTCATGATTCCTTTATTAAAAATCATGCAAAGTCTGAAGGGCTGGTTAAAAGGAATTTTTGTTTTGTCCATCAGTTTAGCAATGGCAGCCCTGGAAAAAATGGCAGAGGCCATGGGCCTGTTTGTTCATGCAGAAGACTGGCACCACCTTTATACCTTTTTGGGATACAGCTTATTTATCGGATTGATCTCTGCGTTTCACGGATGGATGAATGGAAAGAAACAATGA
- a CDS encoding DUF2087 domain-containing protein, protein MELSNLFWEASLEELKQGYIEEKDSFTCLLCGEKTEKGIVYPYKDRFYEAERYLRIHIETTHNSVFDYLLFMDKKLTGLTDHQKSLLQLFYQGKSDKDIQKELDMGSTSTIRHHRFALKEKERQAKTFLAIMELLKEKDEYAPAFLPVHKTATMVDDRYNITQEEQDKILKKYFPEGTDKPLVKFPPKEKQRMIVLREIARQLQPKHTYGEKELNQALKDFYEDYALIRRYLIDYGFLDRKLDGSEYWLKK, encoded by the coding sequence ATGGAATTATCAAATTTATTCTGGGAGGCTTCTTTGGAGGAGCTAAAACAGGGATATATTGAAGAAAAGGATTCATTTACATGCCTGCTATGCGGGGAAAAGACGGAAAAAGGAATTGTCTATCCGTATAAAGATCGATTTTACGAAGCGGAACGGTATTTGCGCATTCATATCGAAACGACTCATAACTCGGTGTTTGATTATTTGCTGTTCATGGATAAGAAGCTTACAGGGCTTACTGATCATCAAAAGAGTCTTCTGCAGCTTTTTTATCAGGGAAAAAGCGATAAGGACATTCAGAAAGAACTGGACATGGGGAGCACCTCGACCATTCGCCATCACCGCTTTGCCTTAAAAGAAAAAGAACGGCAGGCTAAGACTTTCCTGGCGATCATGGAATTGCTGAAGGAAAAGGATGAGTATGCACCAGCGTTCCTGCCTGTCCATAAAACAGCGACAATGGTGGATGACCGCTACAACATTACACAGGAAGAACAGGATAAGATTCTCAAAAAATACTTCCCTGAAGGCACTGATAAACCTCTCGTAAAGTTTCCGCCAAAGGAGAAGCAAAGGATGATTGTGCTGCGGGAGATTGCCAGGCAGCTTCAGCCTAAGCACACATATGGCGAGAAAGAGTTAAATCAGGCATTGAAGGACTTTTATGAGGATTATGCTCTGATCAGGAGATACTTGATCGACTATGGATTTTTGGACCGAAAGCTGGATGGCAGCGAGTATTGGCTTAAAAAATAG
- a CDS encoding BsuPI-related putative proteinase inhibitor — protein sequence MKNLRPSLILNESDDENLIFTYEIKNEGSEVAILHFNTSQLYEFEISSRELGRVYRYSDGKFFLQVLKEIRILPGESLSFDVKLPSLNKGEYTFTIWLVAQEGNQFVQSQRFNVQ from the coding sequence ATGAAAAATTTAAGACCTTCACTTATTCTAAATGAATCGGACGATGAAAATCTAATTTTTACCTATGAAATAAAAAATGAAGGAAGTGAAGTAGCAATTCTGCATTTTAATACGAGCCAATTATATGAATTTGAAATTTCCAGCCGAGAATTGGGAAGGGTATACCGATATTCTGATGGAAAGTTCTTTTTGCAAGTATTAAAAGAAATCAGGATTTTGCCAGGTGAGTCGCTGTCATTTGATGTAAAGCTACCATCTTTAAATAAAGGTGAATACACCTTTACGATATGGCTAGTGGCACAAGAGGGAAATCAGTTTGTGCAAAGCCAAAGATTTAACGTTCAATAG
- the shc gene encoding squalene--hopene cyclase, translating to MTDTVSGINDLITLLRKDQSHDGSWNYPFETGISTDAYMIILLRTLEIHDEKLIQGLAARIISKQEENGAWKIFEDEKDGNATSTLEAYYGLLYSGYIQKEDPRMKAARKFILEHGGMESVNVFTKIMLSSTGQYPWPDSFPVPVEIMLLPLSFPFNFYQFSVYGRVNLAPILILAEKKFSIKTKNSPDLSDLLLTRSGVVPWDIQPEYRSLLSFIKEGVEDLLGLSEQFHSLAMERAKKYMLERIEPDGTFYSYFSSTFLMIFALLSLGYSKDDHIIKKAVAGLKSLRTDIAGLPHIQYANASVWNTSLINTALQLAGLSPEDPAVKKAKTYLLKRQHDQFGDWVIHNPNALPGGWGFSDVNTRNPDVDDTTASLRAIARSVQDSSVNQEAWDRGIQWLLSMQNEDGGWPSFERNTGNPWLGFLPIEKGEYMFGDPTSADLTGRTLEFLGNYTNLPVADPLYKNAVNWLLDNQEQDGAWYGRWGICYLYGTWAAVTGLIASGLSRDHPSIQKATDWLKGIQNEDGGWGESCLSDSEKSYVPLNASTITDTAWALDALIAAEDQPTDAIQKGIHYLAHSIDKEDWTTAYPKGQAMAGSFYIHYHSYRYIFPLMALAQYHRKFGQ from the coding sequence ATGACTGATACAGTTTCCGGCATTAACGATCTCATCACCCTATTAAGAAAAGACCAGTCACATGATGGTTCCTGGAATTATCCATTTGAAACTGGTATTTCAACAGATGCTTATATGATCATTTTATTAAGGACACTGGAGATACATGATGAAAAATTAATACAGGGGCTGGCAGCAAGGATCATAAGCAAGCAAGAGGAAAATGGCGCCTGGAAGATTTTTGAGGATGAAAAGGATGGAAATGCCACCTCCACTCTGGAGGCCTATTACGGGCTTCTTTATTCAGGCTATATTCAGAAGGAAGATCCCAGGATGAAAGCTGCCAGGAAATTTATACTGGAGCATGGCGGAATGGAGAGCGTAAATGTTTTTACAAAAATTATGCTTTCCTCTACGGGACAATATCCATGGCCTGACTCCTTTCCGGTTCCCGTGGAGATTATGCTTCTTCCTCTTTCCTTCCCCTTTAACTTTTATCAGTTTTCCGTGTATGGGCGTGTGAATCTGGCTCCGATTTTGATTCTGGCAGAGAAAAAGTTCAGCATCAAAACGAAAAATAGCCCTGACCTTTCAGATCTACTATTAACAAGGTCAGGAGTAGTCCCATGGGATATCCAGCCAGAATACCGGTCATTATTATCATTCATCAAAGAAGGCGTTGAAGATCTTTTAGGACTGTCTGAACAGTTTCACTCATTGGCTATGGAACGGGCAAAAAAATATATGCTCGAGCGGATTGAACCGGATGGAACATTCTATAGTTATTTCAGCTCAACCTTTTTAATGATATTTGCGCTCTTGTCTCTTGGCTATTCCAAGGATGATCACATTATAAAAAAGGCGGTCGCAGGACTGAAATCGCTCAGGACTGATATTGCCGGCCTCCCCCATATCCAGTACGCTAACGCCAGTGTCTGGAATACTTCCCTGATTAATACCGCTCTTCAATTGGCCGGCCTTTCGCCAGAAGATCCTGCTGTAAAGAAAGCAAAAACCTATTTGCTGAAGCGGCAGCATGATCAGTTTGGGGATTGGGTCATCCATAATCCGAATGCTTTGCCGGGCGGATGGGGCTTTTCCGACGTAAACACCCGCAATCCCGATGTAGACGATACAACTGCTTCGTTAAGAGCGATAGCCAGAAGTGTTCAGGATAGTTCAGTCAATCAGGAAGCCTGGGATCGGGGCATTCAGTGGCTATTATCTATGCAGAATGAGGATGGCGGATGGCCTTCTTTTGAGAGGAACACCGGGAATCCATGGCTCGGCTTCCTTCCGATTGAAAAGGGTGAATATATGTTTGGAGATCCAACCTCTGCCGACCTGACCGGGAGGACTCTGGAGTTTTTGGGGAATTATACAAATCTGCCTGTTGCTGACCCTTTGTATAAAAACGCGGTAAACTGGTTGTTGGACAATCAGGAACAAGATGGCGCCTGGTATGGCAGATGGGGTATTTGCTATCTTTATGGCACGTGGGCGGCAGTAACAGGGCTTATCGCGTCTGGCCTTTCAAGAGACCATCCTTCCATTCAAAAAGCAACTGACTGGCTGAAGGGAATTCAAAATGAGGATGGCGGCTGGGGGGAATCATGCCTGAGCGACAGCGAAAAATCATATGTTCCTTTGAATGCAAGTACCATAACAGACACGGCATGGGCACTGGATGCTTTAATTGCAGCCGAGGACCAGCCAACAGATGCAATCCAAAAAGGAATTCATTACCTGGCCCATTCAATCGATAAAGAAGATTGGACAACAGCCTATCCAAAAGGGCAGGCCATGGCAGGAAGCTTTTACATCCATTATCATAGCTATCGGTATATCTTTCCTCTTATGGCTTTGGCCCAATATCATAGGAAGTTCGGTCAATGA